The following are encoded together in the Hyalangium minutum genome:
- a CDS encoding radical SAM/SPASM domain-containing protein — protein sequence MNVCGEILPGQAILQHFVAESDHLNGVSVLVATYGDTKKTSHLRLEVLTEDGHRLLGSRTVGLEGVYDNAFVEVFFDAQERSRGNAYVLRVTSEDASHGNAATLYLIDGPERIPGHTRCRVGEDELGAEGLFAKLSYATPTVESSVPPNLEISTVTQCNLNCVHCISRETRKQVKRLPPHMRAEISGWAREGKLRTTYADFSGDVLWADQRYGGELDFLLSLDVPFHLDTNGALLTAEVADRLLKSRITSINVSLDAAEDATYRRIRRGAPPLETVLGNMRTLVARRELHGRRDVALSTGFVLMRSNIEELPRFVELTHGAGFDTVRAIHLQAYTEDMVPESLWFHQTLFNTQRELAIEAAQRLGVTLFIDRPFCDREPQVGTSLCRMPWEAAYLLGNGDVLACCVPGLKMGNLHEQTMEEIWNGERYRELRRTVNSDQRPAACRACPFHRKTNNPLSYMPCRSAEDAPPAPTQ from the coding sequence ATGAACGTGTGCGGTGAAATCTTGCCGGGACAGGCCATCCTGCAGCACTTTGTCGCGGAGAGTGACCACTTGAACGGCGTGTCCGTGCTGGTGGCCACCTACGGCGACACGAAGAAGACCAGCCACCTCCGGCTGGAGGTGCTCACGGAGGATGGGCACCGACTGCTCGGCAGCAGGACCGTAGGGCTGGAGGGTGTCTACGACAACGCGTTCGTCGAGGTCTTCTTCGACGCGCAGGAGCGATCACGCGGCAACGCGTACGTGCTGCGTGTCACCTCCGAGGATGCCTCCCACGGCAACGCGGCGACGCTCTATCTCATCGACGGCCCCGAGCGCATCCCAGGACACACCCGGTGCCGAGTGGGCGAGGACGAGCTTGGCGCAGAGGGCCTCTTCGCCAAGCTGTCGTACGCGACACCGACCGTCGAGTCGTCCGTCCCCCCGAACCTCGAAATCAGCACGGTGACGCAGTGCAACCTCAACTGCGTGCACTGCATCTCGCGTGAGACCCGCAAGCAGGTCAAGCGGCTGCCGCCCCACATGCGCGCGGAAATCTCCGGCTGGGCGCGCGAGGGGAAGCTCCGGACCACCTACGCTGACTTCAGCGGCGACGTGCTCTGGGCCGACCAGCGCTACGGCGGCGAGCTCGACTTCCTCCTCAGCCTCGACGTGCCGTTCCACCTCGACACCAACGGGGCGCTCCTGACGGCCGAGGTGGCGGACCGGCTGCTGAAGTCCCGCATCACCTCCATCAACGTGTCGCTCGACGCGGCGGAGGACGCGACGTATCGCCGCATCCGCCGGGGCGCCCCCCCGCTCGAGACCGTGCTCGGCAACATGCGCACGCTCGTCGCGCGCCGCGAGCTGCACGGACGCCGCGACGTGGCCCTCTCCACGGGGTTCGTTCTGATGCGCTCCAACATCGAGGAGCTGCCGCGCTTCGTGGAACTCACCCACGGTGCGGGCTTCGATACGGTGAGGGCCATCCATCTCCAGGCCTACACCGAGGACATGGTGCCGGAGAGCCTCTGGTTCCACCAGACGCTCTTCAACACTCAGCGGGAGCTCGCAATCGAGGCCGCGCAGCGTCTCGGCGTGACGCTCTTCATCGACCGTCCGTTCTGCGACCGCGAGCCCCAGGTGGGGACCTCGCTGTGTCGCATGCCGTGGGAGGCGGCGTACTTGCTGGGCAACGGCGACGTGCTGGCCTGCTGCGTGCCCGGGCTCAAGATGGGCAATCTCCACGAGCAGACGATGGAGGAGATATGGAACGGCGAGCGCTACCGCGAGCTGCGCAGGACGGTGAACTCCGACCAGCGCCCGGCAGCGTGCCGGGCATGCCCCTTCCACCGGAAGACCAACAACCCGCTGAGCTACATGCCTTGCCGCTCCGCCGAGGACGCTCCTCCGGCCCCGACACAGTGA
- a CDS encoding response regulator: protein MRTLNILLVEDDEVDVMNVQRSFKKNNISNPLYVAGNGVEALEMLRSGSVPSTNRLILLDINMPKMNGIEFLRALRADPALRTSPVVVLTTSNDDKDRMESFQLNVAGYLLKPVTFNSFVDLMLALNKYWMLVEMP from the coding sequence ATGCGAACCCTGAATATTCTGCTCGTTGAAGACGATGAAGTGGACGTGATGAACGTCCAGCGGTCGTTCAAGAAGAACAACATCAGCAACCCCCTCTATGTCGCGGGCAATGGCGTCGAGGCGCTGGAGATGCTGAGGAGCGGCTCGGTGCCCTCTACGAATCGGCTCATCCTGCTGGACATCAACATGCCGAAGATGAACGGCATTGAGTTCCTGCGGGCCTTGCGCGCGGACCCTGCGCTCCGCACGAGCCCGGTGGTGGTGCTCACCACCTCCAACGACGACAAGGACCGGATGGAGAGCTTTCAGCTCAACGTGGCGGGCTACCTGCTCAAACCGGTGACCTTCAACTCGTTCGTGGATCTGATGCTGGCCCTCAACAAGTACTGGATGCTGGTGGAGATGCCCTGA